In Panicum virgatum strain AP13 chromosome 5K, P.virgatum_v5, whole genome shotgun sequence, the genomic window TCAAGGTCCATTCATTTCTAGATTCATGTCTAGGTTCCATATCTTTCATGAAGTTAATAGATATATTTTGCTAGTCACAGTATGTTCAGGAGTCGTCAGCTCGATAAGTGGATTAGTTACTGATAGGTGTTTGTGGTTAGAAATGAATTAAGCAGGCAATAGGCACTTCCATAATAAAATGTCTAGCTAAGACCATTTCTCTTTTGATGCTGGAAATTTCAGGTTGATAACGTGGATGCATTGAATTGCTACTATGCTCGTGGAGACAAAAATCCCACATTTCAGAGGCGGATATATTGGATGCTTGATCCGTAAGAATTATTTAGTCACTTTTCTCTTTTTGTTCTTTCTGGTTCTGAAAGTCTTCATAAAGATGTTTCACCCTTTGGGTCTTTTCACTCATGGATGAATATATGACCATTTCGTCTTCATAACTACATGCAGTATTTACATTCTTCATAACTCCACACAGTACTTATATTTGCATTAACTTACATTCACAACAAATTCTTGTCAATGGCTTAGTTTACTTGGTGCACTTGTGTTACTCTGAACTTCTACATCTGAAATTCCCAATAGCTAgaaagagttaaatacaccagcggccctcgaacttgtcatGAGATGCcatttaggtccacgaactcgcaaaatcgaaatctaacaccctgaacttgttaagttgtgccacttaagTCCATACCCCTTGACGTAGCGCCATGTGGCATGACTATATGCAAAAAAACCCTTCAAATTAGCCATCTTCTACCTTCACATCCCAGCACGGGTAGGCAGCACCCCAGCGCCACGCCATGGCCCACGCGCGGTCGCCGCCCTGCGCCCCCGCGACGTCGGCCCCGCACAggcggcagctgcggcggcatgcgcgagcagcagcagcagcagcgccgccgcggcttcgGACCCGCGGCCCAGCGCCGGCGTCCTCCGCCAAGGCCCCTACCACAGCCTCATCTACGACGCCTTCCAGGAGCGCGCCACCTTCGTCTCCCACGCTCGAACCGCCGGGCGCGCTgcgcgccacggcgacgcctGCCTTGCCAAGATCTGCGGCATCATCGCGGCCGACGAGCGCCACGAGGCCGCCTACACGATAGCATCCGCCAGGGCCTTCGAGACAGGTCCAGACGGCATGGTCACCATGCTCGGCGAGCTCATGACCAACGGCCGCGATGAGCACCTCTTCGATCACTTCTCGGCGGTTGCGCCGCGAGCGCCCTGCGGCGACGCCCGTCCTCGTCCTCCATggcctgccgccgccacgccctccATGCCCCGACCCGACCCCCACCTTCGCTGGCGacaccgccgcggcctcgactcgccgccgccatcatcgtcggcatgcgcggcgagcgcgagcagcagcagtagcgccgcggcggcctcggACCCCGCCGCCTGGCAACGGCGCCCTCCCGGCGGGCGGCGAACCTCGAGCCGCCGAACCTCCATGGGCCGCGgcgtggccgccgcgccgccatggccacgcgcAATGGAGGCTCCTCGCCGCGCGCAGGCCCCGGCCGCGCTGCGCGCAAGCCATGGCCGTTGTCGTGTCGCTCGAGGTGGGGTGGCGGCGACGAGGGgctgggcggagctcgaggcgtGAGGGACGGGAAGGTCGCGTGCGGCCCTTGTCGCCCGTATTCGCCGTCGGAGAGGAGAGAGGCGCGGCGCGAGAGGGGGgtcccgcccggccgccgctcctgcgCAGGCCgctcgcgcccgccgccgccgcgcgcagatCAGCACGCCGGCCGTCGCTCCCGCCGCGTGCGCCCGCCACCCACGTGGATCCGgcgtggtgtggctgcgggcggggccggcggatggcagcgagcggcggagcagagccggacccgccgccgccgccgtgagaAAGGGGAGGgagcgaggcgccgccgccgctccgcgcagGGTACCGagcaagggagggaggagggcgcagTGGGGGAGAGGAAGCGTGGAgggccggcgaggcgaggcggagaggaggggtgcgcgccagccgctcgccggcggtggggcggaGGGGGCGCGCCGGCGTGTGGCCGATGGGGGAGGAGGCGTGGtgagaggaggaaaaaaaaagaaggggcCTTTTGTATATATTCATACCCTTTGAAGagttatggacctaagtggcacaacttaacaagttcatggtgtcagatttcgattttgtgagttcgtggacctaagtggcacctgaGGACAAGTTCGAGAGCcactggtgtatttaactcgctagaaagcaccctgagtccATTGTATTGAAGAAACCATTGATGTGGATTGATTACTAGATGATAAACATGAACGGCAAGGTGGTAGTCGAGATTTCGCCCTCACGCTGGAGGCTCTGAGATTAATCTCTTCTACTTCTTGCCTACCTAACCCTAGGACTCATGACAGCCTTTTTATAGACATAAGGCGCCTGCTAACAGATCTAACCCAAATAAGATAACCCTAACCGCGTGTACTGTTCACGCGCTACAGTACTCCTAGGCCTGTGGCCGGCCCACTTGCCATAACATCGTGCACCTCCTCTGTTATGGTGGGACGCATAACATTGTACCAGTTTTTTACACTTTTGTGGGTGCTGCAAAATGATGTGGAGATCGTGTTTTTGAAAATCTAAAACCTACATTAATTAGGATCTGCCAACCAGCTGTTGCATTTCCTGAACTAACAAATTCTAGGCACTGATGGTAGTGTACCAGTCATGATACAGTTCTGAAATGATGGTATTGTACCTGAGTTGTTATGACCTATGACTTTTACTTTTAATTATGATCTGTTcttcttattttattttattgaaaCTCATTGGCCAGTATGTGAATCAATTTGCCTCTTGATAAGAGCAATTCATCTTTGCAGGGCTTATGAACACATTGTTCTtgtccactatagagatgttCTAGAGGTTTGgctccttttctctttcttttgtcaatgaaataTGCAATTTCAATTATTAACAATTAGGACGTTTTTGGCACTATTAGCCAGACAAGATTCTACTTTGGTAGTCAACAATATTACAGATCAAGATTTGAATTGGATGCATCTTTGAAGATTGGTTTGTGTCGCGTCTCACCTTAATTTGTTGATTGCTTACCAGGGCAGCATTTCAGTATCGGCACGAAATGATTCTTCAACATCGAATCAGAATGGCAGTGCTCGCAGAGCTGAAGTACACAGTTCACCCGGTTGGACAAGTGAGTTAGTTTTACCATGTCCCAATTCATCCAGTCCAGGATCTGCAGAAGAAGTTAGTTCCCGAACTGTGATCATAAACAATGAAACAAATAGTATAAGTGGATCTGATTGGATTCAACATAAGGCAGCCTTGCGGAAACTTGaaatgcagttgagtctggAAGACAAAGAAGATTCCTATGTTGTAGCTGAGGAAGTTCCAACAAATAATGAGCATGTTATTTTCCCTGGGATTCAGATTGTGGAGCCAGACAGTTCTGCAAATTTTGAGGATATCTTTAACGTACTGGACTTCAGTAGAGATCATACCAAAGAAACTGGAAACAACCCATGTCCCAGTGCTATTGATGTGTTAAAAAATTCAGGTGAAATAATCCCATATGCTAGTAAAACACCATGCACTCTGATTCTTTCATTTCTAAGAACTCGCAGGGAGATGTTGAAATCTTTCTTAAAATTGGTagtttttgcatttatttttttataatcagACACGTGGTTGGAGGAGGATCAACTTGAGGCAATTCTGCATCCAGCTTCTATGGCACCAACCGAAAAACAATGGTTCAATATCCATGAGGTTTCTCCAGAATCGGCGTTTTCTTCTGAAATTACAAAGGTACCATATGGAACTATAGATTAAATATCGCAACAACATTCCATCCTTATTCTTCTTTTCTATCGGCAAGATATTGAAAAATGCAGTCATTTTTTCATGCATCGTCATGTGGTATTTGTATGCTCTGATGGAAAATGTAAGTTGTTTTAAACTTGTACAAAGGAATTAAGAACCTTATTGGGTATTGTGATTATGATACATTAGAAAGGATACATCATTTTTTTCATAAAAGTGATAGCATTTAATTAGCAAGGGCATAAGAAGGAGAAGTGGGGGGACAAGTAGCTACAATACTGGTCTATACTAGTGTTTGAAAAGGACTAGTATAGAAACATCCGACGGTTCAGATTAATTGTATACTAGTACAAAGTTCACTAGTAGTATATGTGAGTAATATAGGTAGTATAAGTGTGCTATGGGAAAAAATATTAATGATATCAGGATTCAATTTATTTGGACTATCATTCTAATTCCATCTCTTCATTTTcatttataaataaaaaataattacagaattaCCCTTACATTTAGAGAAGAGTCGTGAAATAAAAAATGGCATGCTTTTAGAATTGGACGGGGTAATACTATATATAAACTATCATGATCTTAGTGTGcttgaagcctaagttattctatgaagcctaagttattctATAGTCTTCAAGGACATGAAAAACAATTTGTTACTTAGGGCAAGCCTGCATCAAGACTAATTTTGCAGTGATATTACTACACTGGCTGGAAGCTTATGTAAATTTGGTGCAGGTTATTGTTTTAGGAGACTTCATTTGCAATCCTTCTCATAGCTCATTGGAAATGCTGTTTGGTGATGTTAAGGTACCTGTGGAAATAATCCAGCAAGGTGCCATCCGTTGCCACACTCCATGCCTTAATGCTGGAAAAGTGACAATGTGCTTGATAGATGGGAATGGGAAACCCTGCAGTGACGCACGAGAATTTGAATTCCATGAGAAGCCTACCAAGAGCATGATTGATGGAAATGAGAAAGCATGCAATGAAGCACAAGATATCAAAGTCCACAAGATACCTACTAAAAGTAATGACGAGCTATTGTTGCTGCTCAAATATGTGCAAATTCTTTTTGATGGTCATGGTTGTgacatattttcaaattttagccCACAACTCCCAAATCCTGGCTGTGGACTCCTAGTTAACCAAATGGATATTATGAGGAAGACATATGAGCACCTAGACCCTGAGAAGACAGTAAATAGCGTCATGGAAGTATTGCTTAATGACAAGTTTAAGCAGTGGCTATCATCCAAATGTGAACAGAATAGTGATGGGGATCATTTGCTTCCTAAGCAATATCACAGTGTTATACATACAATTGCAGCCTTGGGATATGACTTAGCTTTGAAGCCACTGCTTAGTTCTGGAGTACCTATAAACTATCGTGATGCAAATGGATGGACTGCTCTACATTGGGCTGCAAGATTTGGCAGGTATACAAAACACTTTAGTTCACATGCCGTATAATACTAACTTTTTTATTTCCATGGTCAAGTTTCAAGTGGGATCTTGCTGGTTACATATTTCCTGCTGTTTACATTCCCATGTATCAATTGCCAGGAacctttttatttttgcaacTGGACACAAGATATTCCTTGCATAATCTAAGGCAGTCGATATCTTGTGTTATGACTTTCTCTAATGCGTGTTTCCTCCTGACTTTGTCGTAATTATGAAAAAAACAGGGAGGATATGGTTGTGGCTCTTCTGACTGCTGGGGCTGTAGCTGGTGCACTTTCACATCCAACGTCAGAAGATCCAGCTGCCAAAACACCTGCTTCAATAGCTTTGGCATTTGGTTTCAAGGGCCTTTCCGCATTCCTTTCAGAAGCACAGTTAACAACTCATCTTGATTCTATTGAATCCAAAGAAAATGGAAAGTGTGAAGGCAAAGCTAGTGGAGCTGGAATACGTAGTGCTGTGGACAGAATATCGGATAAAAGCACCCATGTGCGTGGTGGAACTAATGATCAGCTTGCACTTAAGGATTCCCTAGGAGCTGTCCGAAATGCTGTCCAAGCTGCAGCACGCATACAAGCCGCGTACAGAGTGTTTTCctttaagaaaaagaaagagacggCTCTTCAGAACAGCTGCTTGTCCGTTCATGAGACAGTTGCAGTTTCACATGGTATGCTGGAGAAAGCTGCATTATCTATCCAGAAGAACTTCAGGTGCTGGAAAAAACGTAAAGAATTCCTGAAGTTGCGGAAAAATGTCATCAAGATACAGGTAAGTTTGCACAATAAAACATGCGCAAAGGAATCAACGTATGTACTACCTTGGTTGAAacatcaaaaggttttgtaCATCTGATAGGCTAATTCTTATCTTTGTCCTGATAGGCACGGGTGAGAGCTCATcaagaaagaaagaagtacaAGGAACTAATACGGAGTGTTGGTGTCCTTGAGAAAGTGATGCTTCGATGGTACCGAAAAGGGGTTGGTTTGCGGGGCTTCAATTCTGGAGCGATGCCAGTTGATGAAGAGGTGGAAGAAGACGTTGCCAAAGTTTTCCGGAAGCTAAGAGTGGAAACAGCCATTGATGAAGCTGTTTCAAGGGTATCATGTATCATTGGGAGTCCTAAAGCAATGCAGCAGTACCGAAGGATGCTTCAGAGGTATCAACAAGCAAAGGTGAATATAGCAAAGGATGCTTCAGAGGTTCCAACAAGTGAAGGTGAATTTTTAGTCACAACCTTGACATCTATTAATGGTGTGCCATTACACATTGCATGAGAAATTCTGTGAAACGATTTTTGAATTGAAAAGGTAACTTTATTGTTCACTTCGGACTAACTAGGGAGGTTTTCCCGATTGCAGGGTGAACGGTTGGTGCCTACAGTGATGGAGCAACGCGCAAGCCACCCACTGTTCTCTTTATCTCCTGTGGTGAAGAATCTCTTGGTGAAGAGTAAAGCCGTGGTGACTGAAAGGACAGTGGATCCAGAGGAGAAAACTGAAAGTGATTCAGTACCGTCTCCAATTCATGGTGAACGCTGTGAGTGTACATAGCAACGTCATGTGCAAAACAGCTGACTTAAGGCTGAAAGTCGTGAAATGTGAAGGGCTTTGTACATGAAGAAGCCTCAAAGGCCTAGATAGAGGTAGATGAAGCCCACCTCATTCGATGTATCGTGTATATACCGTGTGTTCACGAGTAGGTTTGCAGTAACTTCGTACTATATATGGTAGTAAAAATGGGCAAAGCTGCTGTAGCACCATGCATCATGTAAGGAATCtcagtttttttttatgaatCATGTAAGGAATCTCAGTTGCCATTTGCCTACGAGAAATGCTCCCATCTCTTAAACATGGGATCAAATGATGAACGATGATCACCTTTGCATTTTTCATTACAGATTAATAGAATTAAAAATGCTAAATTATAATCCCACTCCAGTTCTTCAGACAGTGACATGCCAACAGTTCAACACCAGTGGTttcatgcttttttttttgaactgaaAACAGCGAGGGAGGCCCCCGCTGTAAGAGGTTTCATGCTTTTGGCATCAGCTTTCAAATGGAGCAACGATCAACGAGGACTCGGCGCATTAAACTTCTCCGGCTGATCAGAATTCTGATGGCTCAAGCTACTACCAACAGAATAAACAATCAGGCAGGGTGCGAGACACTGGTGCAAGCACTGGACTGGACAAAGACAAACACAAGGCGACTGACAGTCTCCATTGAAGGTGAAAGAACCAGAGGATTAGGCGCCTGTAACCACTGGCATTAGTTTAAAGAACAGCAATCAGTGCATCACTTTGGACCTTTCGAGGCGATTAACATATTGCAGCAGTAAGGTACCGTCGCAATATGCTACAGGCCACACATTAAGGTGTTGTTCggctccaggacttttttcaaaaatccctatcacatcaaaaaaatcttactattttatagtattaaataaaatctgtttataaatgttttttgacagctgagtgctttttcgcgagacgaatctaatgagcctaattaattcataatctgctacagtgatgctacagtaaccattcgctaatcatagattaagatacctcattagattcgtctcgcagtttagccccagagttctgcaattagttttataattaatatttatttaatacttttaaatactaaaaaattccagagacttaaaaaaagtctctggaaccaaacaacccctaaaCAAGCTCCGTGACATCAGGCAAAAGGCATTTCATCAGATAAAGCCACACCAACAGGCAGTTTTCAGTAGAATAATCGGTTGGTGGGAACTTCAGGACGACAAGCTGAGGGCCGACGATGGCGACCCATGTTTTCGTCAAACAAAAGCTCCATCTTTGAATGTGCCATTTACATTTTACAGTTTGAACCCCATACATCGTGAAGAAGATGCATACAAAAATGCCAAGAAATGCCTGCACAAACGACTAACACCTACTATGTACAGCTGTAAGTTCCCGGGCAAAAAGTGGAACGAAAATTTCTCTCCCTACGGCTATATTACAGTGGCAGAGGACATCTGCAGTTAGTGAATGCTGCTGGACTTTTTCACACGCCTTGACTTCAAGAAATTGTCGAGTAATTTGCTGCACATGCCttgatttcaagaaattgtACACTCAGTTTTGCAGCTTGGTCAGATGGTGCACAATGGAATTGAACATGGGTGGTTTCATCTCCAGCGTCTTTCCACCTGAAAGGACGAGAAAAATCAATAAGCTTAAAAATATCAACACCAGAGCTTGCTTTAAGAAAGCATCACATTTCTTTAGAACCCCTACCAACAACTTCAGCAAAAAAGGTGGTGCTAAGATATATTAAGCTTTTTAGATCTTGATAGTTGTCTAGCAGCACTATTTTGATTCTTAAATTGACGAAACCAAGTTTTGGCTTAATATCCACCTTGACATGCCTATTAAACAGTGGTTTTGAATAAGTTTACCTAACTGCAGGCCACATCCCAGCATTCTAGCGTTTAACAGGGCCCCTAACTCTGCAAATTGCTGCCCACCTGTATAGCAATGTGAAGCCACGGTGATGCAAAAACTTTAACGATATTAAGCAACAATGTTTACTACTTATTTATATTTTAGCATGCACTGTGACTGTGTCAGTGTTTATGTTAAAAAAACATAAGTGAACAGAAAAGAAACAGATAGAAAGAGAAGCATTTTCCACAGCATATTATGAATTATATTGTGCTTAAGTATAAGCATTCAGCAATCAGACATGttacagcaaaagaaaaaagaaaag contains:
- the LOC120709103 gene encoding calmodulin-binding transcription activator 4-like isoform X2, whose protein sequence is MQQQGLDIHKLQQVVKTRWLKSQEVLQILLNHELFTVSHKPPQKPPSGSWFLFNRRVLRYFRNDGFEWQKKKNGKTINEAHERLKVDNVDALNCYYARGDKNPTFQRRIYWMLDPAYEHIVLVHYRDVLEGSISVSARNDSSTSNQNGSARRAEVHSSPGWTSELVLPCPNSSSPGSAEEVSSRTVIINNETNSISGSDWIQHKAALRKLEMQLSLEDKEDSYVVAEEVPTNNEHVIFPGIQIVEPDSSANFEDIFNVLDFSRDHTKETGNNPCPSAIDVLKNSDTWLEEDQLEAILHPASMAPTEKQWFNIHEVSPESAFSSEITKVPVEIIQQGAIRCHTPCLNAGKVTMCLIDGNGKPCSDAREFEFHEKPTKSMIDGNEKACNEAQDIKVHKIPTKSNDELLLLLKYVQILFDGHGCDIFSNFSPQLPNPGCGLLVNQMDIMRKTYEHLDPEKTVNSVMEVLLNDKFKQWLSSKCEQNSDGDHLLPKQYHSVIHTIAALGYDLALKPLLSSGVPINYRDANGWTALHWAARFGREDMVVALLTAGAVAGALSHPTSEDPAAKTPASIALAFGFKGLSAFLSEAQLTTHLDSIESKENGKCEGKASGAGIRSAVDRISDKSTHVRGGTNDQLALKDSLGAVRNAVQAAARIQAAYRVFSFKKKKETALQNSCLSVHETVAVSHGMLEKAALSIQKNFRCWKKRKEFLKLRKNVIKIQARVRAHQERKKYKELIRSVGVLEKVMLRWYRKGVGLRGFNSGAMPVDEEVEEDVAKVFRKLRVETAIDEAVSRVSCIIGSPKAMQQYRRMLQRYQQAKVNIAKDASEVPTSEG
- the LOC120709103 gene encoding calmodulin-binding transcription activator 4-like isoform X1: MQQQGLDIHKLQQVVKTRWLKSQEVLQILLNHELFTVSHKPPQKPPSGSWFLFNRRVLRYFRNDGFEWQKKKNGKTINEAHERLKVDNVDALNCYYARGDKNPTFQRRIYWMLDPAYEHIVLVHYRDVLEGSISVSARNDSSTSNQNGSARRAEVHSSPGWTSELVLPCPNSSSPGSAEEVSSRTVIINNETNSISGSDWIQHKAALRKLEMQLSLEDKEDSYVVAEEVPTNNEHVIFPGIQIVEPDSSANFEDIFNVLDFSRDHTKETGNNPCPSAIDVLKNSDTWLEEDQLEAILHPASMAPTEKQWFNIHEVSPESAFSSEITKVIVLGDFICNPSHSSLEMLFGDVKVPVEIIQQGAIRCHTPCLNAGKVTMCLIDGNGKPCSDAREFEFHEKPTKSMIDGNEKACNEAQDIKVHKIPTKSNDELLLLLKYVQILFDGHGCDIFSNFSPQLPNPGCGLLVNQMDIMRKTYEHLDPEKTVNSVMEVLLNDKFKQWLSSKCEQNSDGDHLLPKQYHSVIHTIAALGYDLALKPLLSSGVPINYRDANGWTALHWAARFGREDMVVALLTAGAVAGALSHPTSEDPAAKTPASIALAFGFKGLSAFLSEAQLTTHLDSIESKENGKCEGKASGAGIRSAVDRISDKSTHVRGGTNDQLALKDSLGAVRNAVQAAARIQAAYRVFSFKKKKETALQNSCLSVHETVAVSHGMLEKAALSIQKNFRCWKKRKEFLKLRKNVIKIQARVRAHQERKKYKELIRSVGVLEKVMLRWYRKGVGLRGFNSGAMPVDEEVEEDVAKVFRKLRVETAIDEAVSRVSCIIGSPKAMQQYRRMLQRYQQAKVNIAKDASEVPTSEG